CGTGCGCGAATGGCACGGGGTCGACCGCATCATCGACTGGATGGCCACGGCCGACGCGCCGGCCGAGTCGCACCTGCTCATGGTGGGCGACGGCCCGGTGCGCGCCGCGCTCGAAGCCCAGGCCGCGCGCCTGGGCCTGTCGCAGCGCGTGAGCTTCACGGGCGTGGTGCACCGCGACGCGGTGCCCGCCCACGTCGCGGCCTTCGACATCGCCTTGCAGCCCGCCGTCACGGCCTATGCGTCGCCGCTCAAGCTCATGGAGTACCTGGCGCTGGGCAAGGCGGTGGTGGCGCCGGCCACGCCCAACCTCATGGAGGTGCTCACGCACGAGGTGAACGCGCTGCTGTTCGACGAGCACGGCGCCGGCGCGCTCGAAGCCGCGCTCACGCGCCTGTGCCGCGACGGCGAACTGCGGGCCCGCCTGGGCCAGGGCTCGGCCGACACCATCGACCGGCTCGGGCTGACCTGGAGCGGCAACGCGCAGCGCGCGGTGCGGCTGGCCGAGGCCGCGCGGGCAGGGCAGGGCCGCACCGCGGGAGCGCGCGCATGATCAAGGTGCTGCTGTTCTCCACGCTGTTCCCGAGCAGCGTGCGCCCCATCCACGGCATCTTCGTCGAGACGCGGCTGCGCGAGCTCGTGAAGAGCGGCGAGGTGCAGGCCAAGGTCATCGCACCCGTGCCCTGGTTCCCGTCCACCGCGAAACGCTTCGGCGAGTACGCGCAGTTCGCCGCCACGCCGCGCCATGAAGTGCGCAACGGGCTCGAAGTGCACCACCCGCGCTACCTGCTGCTGCCCAAGGTGGGCATGAACCTCGCGCCCTGGGCCATGGCGCTGGCCGCGCTGCCGCTGGCGCGCCGGCTGCAGCGCGAGGGCTTCGACTTCGACCTGATCGACGCCCACTACTACTACCCCGACGGCGTGGCCGCGGGCCTGCTCGCGAAGTGGCTGGGCAAGCCCTTCCAGGTCACCGCGCGCGGCACCGACCTCAACCTGATTCCGCAGTACGCCTACCCGCGCAAGCTCATCCTCGAAACGGCCGCGCGCGCGCACGCCTCGATCGGCGTGTGCCAGGCGCTCATGGACAGCCTGCGCGATCTCGGCGGCGACCCCGCCAAGCTGCACACGCTGCGCAACGGTGTGGACCTGCAGCGTTTCGTGCCCGAGCCGCGCGAGGCCGCGCGCGAGCGCCTGGGCCTGCCAAGCGAGGGGCCGTACCTGCTGTCGGTGGGCCACCTGATCGAGCGCAAGGGCCACCACCTGGCCATCGAGGCCCTGCCGGCGCTGCCCGGCGTGACCCTGCTGATCGCGGGTGCGGGCCCCGAGGAAGGCCGGCTCAAGGCCCTGGCCGCGCGCCTGGGCGTGGCCGATCGCGTGCGCTGGGCCGGCGTGGTGCCGCAGACCGAGCTCAAGTGGTGGTACAGCGCGGCCGACGTGCTCGCGCTGTGCAGCAGCCGCGAGGGCTGGGCCAACGTGCTGCTCGAGGCCATGGCCTGCGGCACGCCCGTGATCGCCACCAACATCTGGGGCACGCCCGAGGTGGTGAGCACGCCCGACGCCGGCGTGCTGATGGCGCGCCGCGATGCCGCCGCGCTGGCCGAGGCCTGGCAGCGGCTGCAGGCCGCGCTGCCCACGCGCGCCGCCGTGCGTGCGCACGCCGAACGCTTCTCCTGGGACGAGACCACCGCCGGCCAGCTCGCGCTCATGCGGCCGCTGGCCCACAAGGACCCCGCGGCGCCTGCCAGCGCCGCCCTGCCGCACACGCCAAGCCCATGAACACGACCGACCGCTTCCCCACCGCCGACCGCTGGGCCTGGCTGCTGATCGCCCTGGTGATCGCAGCGCTGTTCCTGCAGGCCCCGCACGGCGGCGCCTTCTACTGGAGCGATGCGCCGCGCCACGCGCTCAACGGCGTGTTCGTGTGGGACCTGCTCACGTCCATGCCCCTGAGCGACCCGGCCGGTTATGCCTACCGCTATTACGCCCAGTACCCGGCGCTCACCATCCTCTTCTACCCGCCGCTGTTCTACTTCCTGAGCGCGCCGTTCTTCGGGCTGCTGGGCGTGTCGCACGAGGTTGCGCTGCTGGTGGTGTTCCTGCACTACCTGGCGCTGGGCTGGGGCACCTACCGCCTGGCGCGCTTCTGGCTCGCGCCCTTCGCGGCCGCCTGCGTGGCCCTGCTGCTGGTGTGCCTGCCCGAACTGGCCTTCTGGGGCCGGCAGGTGATGCTCGAAGTGCCGGCCTTCGCCTTCCTGGTCTGGAGCGCCGTGGCCTTCGTGGCCTACCTGCGCGGCGCGCCGGTCTCGCGCCTGTACCTCGCGGGTGCGCTGCTGGTGCTGGCCATGTACACCAAGATCAGCGTGGCCTTCGTGGCGCTGGCCTACGTGGTGGCGCTGTGGCAGCGCGACGGCCTGGGCGTGCTGCGCAACCGGCACCACTGGGCGGTGGCGCTGATCGCGGCGGTGGCGCTGGTGCCGCTCATGGTGCTCACGGTGAAGTTCGGCCAGGCCAACGTGCAGTCGGTCACCGGCGTGGCCGATTCCGTGGCCTCGCGCACCAGCCTCGCGGGCTGGCTGTGGTACCTGCGGCAGATTCCCTCGCAGATGGGCTGGGCCCTGACGGCCGCGGCGCTGCTGGGCGCGCTCGCCTGGGTCTGGCGCGGCCGCGGCGCGGCAGGGCAGGGCCGCGACGGCGGCTTCTGGCTCACCTGGTTCGTGGCCGGCTACGTGTTCTATTCGCTGATCGACCTCAAGGAGGCGCGCCACAGCGTCTACCTGCTGCTGCCGCTGGTGCTGGCCGCGGTGGTCGGCCTGTCGGCGCTGCTGCCCCCGCGCTGGCTCAAGCCGGTGCTGGGCCTGCTGGTGCTGGCCACGGCGGTGCAGACCTTCGTCTGGCGCCCGGTGTTCTACGTGGACGGCTACGCCAAGGTGGTCGACGAGATCACCCGCCTGGCGCCGCGCGACAGCGTGGTGCTGTTCTCGGGTTACCGCGACGGCTCCTTCGTGTTCAACCTGCGCGCGCGCGAGGACCGGCGCGACCTGAGCGTGCTGCGCGCCGACAAGATCCTGCTCAGCGTGGCGGTGCGCCGCGAACTCGGTGTCGAGCAGAAAGACCTGTCGGTCGAGCAGATGGCCGACATCATCGACGCCAGCGGCGTGCACTACGTGGTCATGCAGCCGGGCTTCTGGACCGACCTCGAGGTGATGCGCCGCTTCGAGAGCCTGATGGCCTCGCCGCGCTTCGAGGTGGTGGCGCGCATTCCCACGCCGGCCAACCACCGGGCCCACGAAACCGAGCTCGTGATCCTGCGCAACAAGGGCAACGTGGGCCCCAAGCCCGACAAGCTCAACATCGAGCTCAAGATCATCAACCGGCGCATCACCGTGCAGTGAGCCACCGCCATGGAAGCCTTCATCCTCACGCTGGACGTCTTCGCTGTCACCTACCTGTGCTGGCGGCTGTTCCGCCACGACCCGAGCGAGCCCGAGTCGCAGGCCCTGGGCTTCATGGGCTACCGCACGGACGGCGAGGAATGAGCGCGCTCAGGCCTTGCCACCGCCGGCTCGCAGGGGGTGCCCATGCGTGACCTGATGTTCGCCATCGCCATGCTGATGGTGATCCCGCTGGCCATCGTGCGCCCCGTCAATGCCTACCTGGTGTGGGGCTGGACCGCGGTGCTGATCCCCACCAGCTACCTGTTCGGCTTCATGCAGGGCGCGCGGCTGAACTTCCTGTTCGCGATGATCGCGATCCTGCTGGTGCTGTTCCGGCGCGTCGACTGGTCGCTCTACAAGCCCAACCGCACGGTGTGGATCTACCTGCTGCTGCTCACGCACGCGACCATCGCCTTCCTGCTGGGCTTCGACGGCAACAAGGACAACGGCACCTACTACGAGGTGCTGGCCAAGGTCATGGTGTTCTGCCTGCTCATGCCCATGTTCATCCACCAGCGCCTGCACATCCACGCGATGGTGATGGTGATCGTGTTCGGCATGGGCATCCACGGCGTGCTCGACGGGCTCAAGACCCTGTCCTCGGGCGGCGCGCACAACATGTACGGCCCGCGCGGCAGCATGATCTACGACCGCAACCACCTCTCCACCGCGCTCGCGGTGGTGCTGCCGCTGGCGTATTTCCTCTACCAGTACGCCAGGCACCGGATCATGCGCATGGGCTTTCTCGCGGCCTTCGCGCTGATCGTGCTGGCCATCATGGCGGGCGGCTCGCGCGGTGGCTTCATCGCGCTCGCCGTGGTGGGCTTCTGGCTCATCCTCACCTCGCGGCGGCGCTGGAGCACGCTGCTCATCGTGGCCACGCTGGGCAGCCTGCTGTTCGTGTTCGCGCCCGAGCGCTGGACCTCGCGCCTGTCCACCATCGAAACCGCCGACAGCGACGCCTCGTTCATGGGCCGCGTGGTGGCCTGGAAGATCAGCGCGGCGATCGCCGTGGACAACCCGGTGTTCGGCGGCGGCTTCCATGCCGTGCAGTACCAGCCGGTGTGGGACCGCTACAAGGACGCGCCGAGCCCGCTCGACTTCCTCAACATCGAGATCCCGCCGTTCAAGGCCAAGGCGGCCCACAGCATCTACTTCGAGGTCATGGGCGACCAGGGCTTCGTGGGGCTGCTGATCTTCCTCGGCATGTTAAGCCACGCCCTGTACAGTCGCGGCAGCATCAAACGCATGGCGCAGGAACTGGGACCGCGCTTCACCTGGGCGCGCGACCTCGGCGACATGCTGATGCTCTCCGTGCTGGCCTACATGACCGGCGGCGCCTCGGTCAGCGTGGCCTACCTCGAACTGATCTACATGGTGGTCATGTTGATGGAGATCCTGCGCGTGCATGTGCGTGATGCGCATGCCGCCGAGATGCGAGCCCGCAAGGTCCTGGCGACCGCCGAGCGCTCTGCCAGCCCCACTTCCGACAAGGCCGCCGCGGCCCACTGATACATGCCTTTGACTGAGCCGACCATCCCGCTCGATCAGCGCGCAACCGGGGGCCCCGCGCCCCTGGTGTCCGTGATCATGCCGGCGTGGAACGCGTTTCCCTGGATCGAGGAAGCCGTGGCGAGCGTGCTCACGCAGTCGTTCCGCGACCTCGAACTCATCGTCGTCAACGACGGCTCCACCGACGGCGACTACCGCCAGTTCGAACGCCGCGATCCGCGCGTGCGCGTGATCGAGGGCGAACGCGGCGGCGTGTCGCGGGCCCGCAACCTGGCCATGGCGGCCGCGCGCGGGCGCTACTTCGCCTTCATCGACGCCGACGACGTGTGGGTGCCGGGCAAGCTCGACGCCCAGGTGCGCTTCCTCGAAGCCAATCCCGACATCGACGTGGCCTACGGCGAGATCGCGCGCTGGGCCTGCCTGCCCGACGGCACCTACCCGCCCGCGAGCAGCTACTTTCCCTCGCTGCCCGCGGTGTACGAGGTCGACCCGGCGCGCCGTGGCTGGGGCTACACGCGCATCCTCATGGGCAGCCCGCTGGGCATGATCACGCCCGTGATGCGCCGCTCGCTCTACGAGAAGGTGGGCGAGTTCGACGTGCGCCTGTCGCGCGGCGAAGACTACGATTTCTGGCTGCGCTGCTCGCGCGAGGGCCGGCTGCAGCGCTTTCGCGCGGTGCTCGCGCTCTACCGCATGCGCCCCACCAGCGCCATGCACCAGATGGTCAAGGACAACCCGCTGGTGCAGGTGCTCGAATCGGCGCGCGAGCGCTTCGGCCTGGCCGACCCCGACGGGCGCGCCGTGACGCCGGCGCAGTTCCGCCGCCGCCTGGGCCGCTGCCACTTCGACCACGGCTACAACCACTTCTGGTCGGGCGACCCCGGTGTGGCCCACCGCGCCTTCGGGCGCGCGCTGCTGCACCGCTACCGCCCGGCGCGCTCGCTGGTGTACTGGGTGCTCTCGGGCTTCAAGCGGCTGCGCCACGGAGGCCCGCATGGCGGCTGAGCGCCTTCGCACCGAGCGCGTGCGCATCGACCGCCTGGCGAGTGCCGACCGCGCCGCCTGGGACGGCCTGCTCGCCCAGGGGCACCAGTTTCCCGCGGCCTTCATGAGCGCCACCTACGCCGAGGCCGTGCACCGCACGGTGGGCCCGGTGCAGGTGCTGGTGGCGCGCGAGCAGGGCCGCGCGGTGGGCTTTCTGCCGCTGCAGCGACTGGCCGGCTGGCCTGGCCGCCTCGGGGTGCACGAGCCGCCCGGCGGGGTCATGACCGACTACTTCGGCTGGGTCGCGCAAGCCGGCTTCGCACAGCCCTTCGCGAGCGCGTTGCGCCAGGCCGGCGTGCCCTGCGTGTACTTCACCCACCTCGACCAGCCGCAGCTCGACATGGGCATGCCCGGCGACCAGCCCAAGACCGGCCTGCGCACCAACTTCCGCGGCGGTGCCGAGGCCTACTGGGCCGAACTGCGCGAGCGCGACCGCAAGCTGGTGTCCGACACCGAACGGCGCACCAAGCGGCTGGAGCGCGAGCACGGCGAGATCCGCTTCGCGCTCGACGACCCCGATCCGCAGGGCGCGCTCGAACAGCTCATCGCGCTCAAGCTCGCGCAGTACGCGCGCACCGGGGTGCGGCGGCCGCCGCTGGGCGTGTCGGGCCACCGCGCACTGCTGCACGCGCTGTTGCCGTCCACCGATCCGCTGTGCCACGGCCGCATCAGCACGCTGCGCATCGGCGAGCGGCTGATCGCCGCGCACTTCGGCCTGCAGTGCCAGGATGTGCTGCACTTCTGGTTTCCGGTCTACGACGAGGCCTACGCGGCCTACTCGCCCGGCCGCATCCTGCTGCGCCACGTGATCCAGCACGGTGCATCGGCGGGCATCGCCCTGATCGACCGCGGCGTGGGCGACTCGCCCGCCAAGCGCGACTTCGCCAACGAAGAGCACCGCTTCTACAAGGGCCTAGTGGGCGCCGGGCCGCGCGGTGCGCTGGCGCGCCAGGGCCTGCGCGCGGGCTGGCGTTTCGGTTGGGCCTGACACACACAACGAGGGGAGTGGCGCCATGATGGAAGCGCTGGGATACGTGTTGCTGGCGCTGATCGGCCTGGGGCTGGCCGGACTGGCCCTGCTGGCCGCGGGGCTGGTGTGGCAGCGCATCGACCAGTACCGCTGGCGCACGCGCTTCGATGTGCGCCGCGACGCCGATCTGCCGCGCAGCGACCGGGTGGTGCGCACACAGGCCCTGAGCCTGGGGCCCGAGGGCCTGCAACTGCCCACGATCGACCAGCCCTTCGGCTCGGCCTTCCTCGAACTGCGCGTGCGCGCCACGGCCGCAGGCCTGCTCGCCGACCCCTGGATCGAGCTGGAGGGTGAGGGCGCGCGGGTGCGCCAGTACGTCGAACGCGGCGCGCGCGGTCGCCGCCTGGTCAATGCCACGGCGCTGCTGCGGGCCAACGGGGCCGCGCCGCGCTGGCGTCTGCGCACCGGCCTGCTTCATGTGGACGGCGCCGAGGCGGTGCTGCACCTGCTCGCGCCCTCGACCGTGGCCGACCCCGACGCGCGCACGCTCGTGATCGCGCCGCACCCCGACGACGCCGAGCTCGCGGCCTGGAGCCTGGTGTCGCGCCGCCAGACCTGGGTCGTCACGGTCACGCAGGGCGACGCCGGGCCCAACGCCTATGGCACGCACTTCGACGACCCGGTCGAGTCCTACCGCACCAAGGCCGGCATCCGCGTGTGGGACAGCCTGAACATCGTGCGCATGGCCGGCGTGCGGCTCGATCGCATCGCCAACCTCGGCTACTTCGACGGCACCCTGGCCGCCATGCAGCGTGGCGGCGGCCCGGTGCAGGCCGAGTTCCTGCAGGAGAGCGATCCCGGCGTGCGCCGCCACAACCCGATCGCGCCGCAGCGCACGCCCGCCGAGGCCACCTGGCAGGGCCTGGTCGACGACATCGCCGCGCTGCTGCGCGAGGTGCGCCCGCAGCGCATCGCCGTGCCGCACCCGCAGCTCGACCCGCACCCCGACCACCGCTGCTCCACGCTGGCCACGCTGCAGGCCCTGCAGCAGGTGGGACTGCGCGAGGGCGAGCTCTGGCTCTACACCAACCACCTGGGCTACACCAAGACCCATCCCGTGGGGCCCAACGACGGCGAGATCGGCCTGCCGCACGGGCTGCCCGAAGGCACCCTGTTCGACAGCGTGGTGTCGGTGCCCATGGACGCGCGCACGCGTTTCCTCAAGCGGCTCGCGGTCGAGGCCCAGCACGACCTGCAGGCCACGCCGCCGGTGGCCATGCCCACGCTCGCGCAGCGCGCCGTGGGCCTGCTGCGCACGCTCTACCGCAGCACGGTGGTGGCCGACATCGGTTTCATCCGCCGCGCGCCACGGCCGAACGAATTGTTCTACGTGCTCGCCTACGATCGCGCGGGCGAACTCGCCGCGCGCATCGACCTGCAGGACAGCGACGCCGGCGCGGCCTGAGGCCGCGGGCCGTTCAGGCCTTGGGCGCCTTGCGCCGCGCCAGCATCGCCGTCACCTCCACGCCCAGCGGCAGCCGCAGCGCCACCGTGGCCGCGACCCACACCGCGAGCGAAGGCAGGCCGAGCGCCACGATGTGCAGCAGCGGCGGCATGGGCGGCAGCAGCCATTCGACCAGCAGCGCGGCGGCGACCGTGAGCGCGGTCATCAACAGCACCGGCAGCACCGAGCGCAGCCACTGCCTCACGCC
This is a stretch of genomic DNA from Hydrogenophaga crocea. It encodes these proteins:
- a CDS encoding GNAT family N-acetyltransferase → MAAERLRTERVRIDRLASADRAAWDGLLAQGHQFPAAFMSATYAEAVHRTVGPVQVLVAREQGRAVGFLPLQRLAGWPGRLGVHEPPGGVMTDYFGWVAQAGFAQPFASALRQAGVPCVYFTHLDQPQLDMGMPGDQPKTGLRTNFRGGAEAYWAELRERDRKLVSDTERRTKRLEREHGEIRFALDDPDPQGALEQLIALKLAQYARTGVRRPPLGVSGHRALLHALLPSTDPLCHGRISTLRIGERLIAAHFGLQCQDVLHFWFPVYDEAYAAYSPGRILLRHVIQHGASAGIALIDRGVGDSPAKRDFANEEHRFYKGLVGAGPRGALARQGLRAGWRFGWA
- a CDS encoding glycosyltransferase family 4 protein; the protein is MIKVLLFSTLFPSSVRPIHGIFVETRLRELVKSGEVQAKVIAPVPWFPSTAKRFGEYAQFAATPRHEVRNGLEVHHPRYLLLPKVGMNLAPWAMALAALPLARRLQREGFDFDLIDAHYYYPDGVAAGLLAKWLGKPFQVTARGTDLNLIPQYAYPRKLILETAARAHASIGVCQALMDSLRDLGGDPAKLHTLRNGVDLQRFVPEPREAARERLGLPSEGPYLLSVGHLIERKGHHLAIEALPALPGVTLLIAGAGPEEGRLKALAARLGVADRVRWAGVVPQTELKWWYSAADVLALCSSREGWANVLLEAMACGTPVIATNIWGTPEVVSTPDAGVLMARRDAAALAEAWQRLQAALPTRAAVRAHAERFSWDETTAGQLALMRPLAHKDPAAPASAALPHTPSP
- a CDS encoding putative O-glycosylation ligase, exosortase A system-associated codes for the protein MRDLMFAIAMLMVIPLAIVRPVNAYLVWGWTAVLIPTSYLFGFMQGARLNFLFAMIAILLVLFRRVDWSLYKPNRTVWIYLLLLTHATIAFLLGFDGNKDNGTYYEVLAKVMVFCLLMPMFIHQRLHIHAMVMVIVFGMGIHGVLDGLKTLSSGGAHNMYGPRGSMIYDRNHLSTALAVVLPLAYFLYQYARHRIMRMGFLAAFALIVLAIMAGGSRGGFIALAVVGFWLILTSRRRWSTLLIVATLGSLLFVFAPERWTSRLSTIETADSDASFMGRVVAWKISAAIAVDNPVFGGGFHAVQYQPVWDRYKDAPSPLDFLNIEIPPFKAKAAHSIYFEVMGDQGFVGLLIFLGMLSHALYSRGSIKRMAQELGPRFTWARDLGDMLMLSVLAYMTGGASVSVAYLELIYMVVMLMEILRVHVRDAHAAEMRARKVLATAERSASPTSDKAAAAH
- a CDS encoding ArnT family glycosyltransferase: MNTTDRFPTADRWAWLLIALVIAALFLQAPHGGAFYWSDAPRHALNGVFVWDLLTSMPLSDPAGYAYRYYAQYPALTILFYPPLFYFLSAPFFGLLGVSHEVALLVVFLHYLALGWGTYRLARFWLAPFAAACVALLLVCLPELAFWGRQVMLEVPAFAFLVWSAVAFVAYLRGAPVSRLYLAGALLVLAMYTKISVAFVALAYVVALWQRDGLGVLRNRHHWAVALIAAVALVPLMVLTVKFGQANVQSVTGVADSVASRTSLAGWLWYLRQIPSQMGWALTAAALLGALAWVWRGRGAAGQGRDGGFWLTWFVAGYVFYSLIDLKEARHSVYLLLPLVLAAVVGLSALLPPRWLKPVLGLLVLATAVQTFVWRPVFYVDGYAKVVDEITRLAPRDSVVLFSGYRDGSFVFNLRAREDRRDLSVLRADKILLSVAVRRELGVEQKDLSVEQMADIIDASGVHYVVMQPGFWTDLEVMRRFESLMASPRFEVVARIPTPANHRAHETELVILRNKGNVGPKPDKLNIELKIINRRITVQ
- a CDS encoding PIG-L deacetylase family protein — translated: MMEALGYVLLALIGLGLAGLALLAAGLVWQRIDQYRWRTRFDVRRDADLPRSDRVVRTQALSLGPEGLQLPTIDQPFGSAFLELRVRATAAGLLADPWIELEGEGARVRQYVERGARGRRLVNATALLRANGAAPRWRLRTGLLHVDGAEAVLHLLAPSTVADPDARTLVIAPHPDDAELAAWSLVSRRQTWVVTVTQGDAGPNAYGTHFDDPVESYRTKAGIRVWDSLNIVRMAGVRLDRIANLGYFDGTLAAMQRGGGPVQAEFLQESDPGVRRHNPIAPQRTPAEATWQGLVDDIAALLREVRPQRIAVPHPQLDPHPDHRCSTLATLQALQQVGLREGELWLYTNHLGYTKTHPVGPNDGEIGLPHGLPEGTLFDSVVSVPMDARTRFLKRLAVEAQHDLQATPPVAMPTLAQRAVGLLRTLYRSTVVADIGFIRRAPRPNELFYVLAYDRAGELAARIDLQDSDAGAA
- a CDS encoding glycosyltransferase family 2 protein, which encodes MPAWNAFPWIEEAVASVLTQSFRDLELIVVNDGSTDGDYRQFERRDPRVRVIEGERGGVSRARNLAMAAARGRYFAFIDADDVWVPGKLDAQVRFLEANPDIDVAYGEIARWACLPDGTYPPASSYFPSLPAVYEVDPARRGWGYTRILMGSPLGMITPVMRRSLYEKVGEFDVRLSRGEDYDFWLRCSREGRLQRFRAVLALYRMRPTSAMHQMVKDNPLVQVLESARERFGLADPDGRAVTPAQFRRRLGRCHFDHGYNHFWSGDPGVAHRAFGRALLHRYRPARSLVYWVLSGFKRLRHGGPHGG